In Atribacterota bacterium, the sequence CTAGTGCTGGCCCAGATCATCGTGGAACAGGAAAAGACCAAAAAAATAATGCTCCCTTCTTTGCTTTCCCCGTTAAAACTGTTAGGGAAAGGAGGTGAAAGCATGTTAAGTTTGAGCAAAAAAATGCTTCTTGCCGGCATAGGAACACTTTCTCTTACCAAAGAAAAAGCCGAAAAAATAGCTGATGATTTAATTAAAAGAGGAGAAATAAACAAGAGTGAAGGTAAAGAGTTTGTAGTGGATCTTTTGGATAGGGCAGAAATAGAAAAAGACAAATTGATGGAAAAAATCAAGCCTGATATCGAAAAAGAATTAGAGAAAATGAATTTTGCCTCTAAAGACAGTGTGAATAATTTAGAAAAAAAGATTGATGAGCTGGGCAATAAAATTGAGCAAATAAGCAAGAAAATACAAACTAAATAAAAAATAGAAAGGAATATTTGAAGCTGGGGAGAACTGCTGGTTACGCTCATTTAAGAGTAGGTAGGTTTTGATGAGTGGGAAGGTAGAGATCTCTAGATTTTGTGCTACGTACAAGTTTTACAGATAGAGGAGCTAGCTATGGTTGTTCTTTTTTATTAAAAGATGCCAATCCCTTCTAACCACATTTTCACTCGATACATTCCTTCACCAAACCCTACCTTCGGATCATATCCTAACTCTCTCCGTGCCTTTTCTATCGGGAAACCCTGATTTGTACCAAACAACTCTGCCGCCATCCTGGTTAATAAAGGTTTCCCTTTTATGGGAAAATGACTATAATATTTTTCCATTAGCCAACCAGAGAAATAAGCTATTTTATAAGGAATGACAATCTTTGGCCTTGGATTATCTGTAATTTTTGCCAGATAATTAACATACCTTTTCCAGGTAATATCTGAACCATCTGAAATATTGTAAGCCATGCCAATACTTTTTTTATTTTCTAAAGACGAAATAATGGCATCAACTACATTTCCTACATATGCCAATCCAGCAGGTTTATTTCCATTGCTGATATGTACCATGCTGCCCTCTTTCAGCAATTTTGCAATATCATAACCAAAGGTAATTGACCGAGGCCCGTAGATATTCACAGGCCGAATAACCGTAACAGGCAATCCATGTTTTTTAAAGTACTCCCAGACCAGTTTTTCCCCTTCTATTTTTGTATCGCAGTATGGTATACCTCTTGAATTATAAGGAGTATCTTCATATGCTGGATAATCCGGATACCCATATACATCAGTGGTACTTATATGGATTAATCTTTTTATATTACCATTAACTAAAACATT encodes:
- a CDS encoding NAD-dependent epimerase/dehydratase family protein; the protein is MSKTLVTGGSGFLGSHLVDRLSALGENVRVLVRPTSNIEHLKKVKNVELMFGDLGDVRSLEKATAGIEYIFHCAALASDWGSWNDFYHVNVKCLHNLLNVLVNGNIKRLIHISTTDVYGYPDYPAYEDTPYNSRGIPYCDTKIEGEKLVWEYFKKHGLPVTVIRPVNIYGPRSITFGYDIAKLLKEGSMVHISNGNKPAGLAYVGNVVDAIISSLENKKSIGMAYNISDGSDITWKRYVNYLAKITDNPRPKIVIPYKIAYFSGWLMEKYYSHFPIKGKPLLTRMAAELFGTNQGFPIEKARRELGYDPKVGFGEGMYRVKMWLEGIGIF
- a CDS encoding polyhydroxyalkanoate synthesis regulator DNA-binding domain-containing protein, yielding MEEYIIKKYLNRKLYDTKEKKYVNLSEISRLIREGTDLKVIDNHSKEDITSLVLAQIIVEQEKTKKIMLPSLLSPLKLLGKGGESMLSLSKKMLLAGIGTLSLTKEKAEKIADDLIKRGEINKSEGKEFVVDLLDRAEIEKDKLMEKIKPDIEKELEKMNFASKDSVNNLEKKIDELGNKIEQISKKIQTK